One genomic segment of Tursiops truncatus isolate mTurTru1 chromosome 11, mTurTru1.mat.Y, whole genome shotgun sequence includes these proteins:
- the ATN1 gene encoding atrophin-1 isoform X5 produces MKTRQNKDSMSMRSGRKKEAPGPREELRSRGRASPGGVSTSSSDGKAEKSRQTAKVFCPHVLQQAAQAPGLMKARVEEASTPKVSKQGRSEEISESESEETNAPKKTKTEELPRPQSPSDLDSLDGRSLNDDGSSDPRDIDQDNRSTSPSIYSPGSVENDSDSSSGLSQGPARPYHPPPLFPPSPPPPESTPRQPEPGFESHPSGTPTGYHAPMEPPTSRMFQAPPGAPPPHPQLYPGGAGGGVLSGPPVGPKGGGAAASVGAPSGGKQHPQPPTPISISGSGAGGAPPTKPPNTPAGGGNLPSAPPPATFPHVTPNLPPPPALRPLNNASASPPGLGAQPLAGHLPSPHAMGQGMGGLPPGPEKGPTLAPSPHPLPAASTSSAPAPPMRYPYSSSSSSSAAASSSSSSASASASQYPASQALPSYPHSFPPPTSLSVSNQPPKYTQPSLPSQAVWSQGPPPPPPYGRLLANSNAHPGPLPPSAGGQSAAHPPVPTHHHHHQQQQQQQQQQHHGGSGPPPPGAYPHSLESGSSHHAHPYAMSPSLGSLRPYPPGPAHLPPPHSQVAYSQAGPSGPPASSSSNASSSSQGSYPCSHPSPSQGPQGAPYPFPPVPPVTTSSSTLSTVIATVASSPAGYKTASPPGPPPYGKRAPSPGAYKTATPPGYKPGSPPSFRTGTPPGYRGASPPAGPGTFKPGSPTVGTGPLPPAGPSGLSSLPPPPAAPASGPPLSATQIKQEPAEEYETPESPAPPARSPSPPPKVVDVPSHASQSARFNKHLDRGFNSCARSDLYFVPLEGSKLAKKRADLVEKVRREAEQRAREEKEREREREREKEREREKERELERSVKLAQEGRAPVECPPLGPVPHRPPFEPGSAVATVPPYLGPDTPALRTLSEYARPHVMSPGNRNHPFYVPLGAVDPGLLGYNVPALYSSDPAAREREREARERDLRDRLKPGFEVKPSELEPLHGVPGPGLDPFPRHGGLALQPGPPGLHPFPFHPSLGPLERERLALAAGPALRPDMSYAERLAAERQHAERVAALGNDPLARLQMLNVTPHHHQHSHIHSHLHLHQQDAIHAAAPYRDLPASLSAPMSAAHQLQAMHAQSAELQRLALEQQQWLHAHHPLHSVPLPAQEDYYSHLKKESDKPL; encoded by the exons ATGAAGACACGACAGAATAAAGACTCA ATGTCAATGAGGAGTGGACGGAAGAAAGAGGCCCCTGGGCCCCGGGAAGAACTGAGATCGAGGGGCCGGGCCTCCCCTGGAGGGGTCAGCACGTCCAGCAGCGATGGCAAAGCCGAGAAGTCTAGGCAGACGGCCAAGGTATTCTGTCCCCATGTCCTGCAACAGGCTGCCCAGGCACCAGGGCtgatg AAGGCCCGAGTAGAGGAAGCCTCCACCCCAAAGGTGAGCAAGCAGGGCCGGAGTGAGGAGATCTCGGAGAGTGAAAGTGAGGAGACCAACGCGCCAAAAAAGACCAAAACTGAG GAGCTCCCTCGGCCACAGTCTCCCTCGGATCTGGATAGCTTGGATGGGCGGAGCCTCAATGATGATGGCAGCAGCGACCCTAGGGATATCGACCAGGATAACCGAAGCACGTCCCCCAGCATCTACAGCCCTGGAAGCGTGGAGAATGACTCCGACTCGTCTTCTGGCCTGTCCCAGGGCCCAGCCCGCCCCTACCATCCACCTccactctttcctccctcccctccccctccagagaGCACCCCCCGACAGCCAGAGCCTGGCTTTGAATCCCATCCTTCTGGGACACCCACTGGCTATCATGCTCCCATGGAGCCTCCCACATCTCGAATGTTCCAGGCTCCTCCAGGGGCCCCTCCCCCTCATCCACAGCTCTATCCTGGGGGCGCTGGTGGAGGAGTTCTGTCTGGACCCCCAGTGGGCCCCAAGGGAGGAGGGGCTGCCGCTTCAGTGGGGGCCCCTAGTGGGGGTAAGcagcacccccagccccccacccccatttcaaTATCAGGCTCTGGGGCTGGTGGTGCTCCCCCAACAAAGCCACCCAACACTCCAGCTGGTGGTGGAAACCTACCGTCTGCTCCACCGCCAGCCACCTTCCCCCATGTGACACCAAACCTGCCTCCCCCGCCTGCCCTGAGACCCCTTAACAATGCCTCCGCCTCTCCTCCTGGCCTGGGGGCCCAGCCGCTAGCTGGGCATCTGCCCTCCCCCCATGCCATGGGGCAGGGTATGGGTGGACTTCCTCCCGGCCCAGAGAAGGGCCCCACTCTTGCTCCGTCACCCCACCCTTTGCCCGCTGCGTCCACCTCTTCTGCTCCCGCCCCGCCAATGAGGTATCCTTATTCGTCCTCTAGCAGCAGCTCTGCAGCAGCCTCCTCTTCCAGTTCTTCTGCCTCGGCCTCGGCCTCCCAGTACCCAGCTTCCCAGGCACTGCCCAGTTatccccactccttccctccccccaccagcctcTCTGTCTCCAATCAGCCACCCAAGTATACTCAGCCTTCTCTCCCATCCCAAGCTGTGTGGAGCCAGGgtccccccccacctcctccctacGGTCGCCTCTTGGCCAACAGCAATGCCCACCcaggccccctccctccttcGGCTGGAGGCCAATCCGCTGCCCACCCGCCAGTCCCgacacatcaccaccaccaccagcaacagcagcagcagcagcagcagcagcaccatGGGGGCTCTGGGCCCCCTCCACCCGGGGCATATCCTCACTCCCTGGAGAGCGGTAGCTCCCACCACGCACACCCCTATGCCATGTCTCCCTCACTGGGGTCTCTGAGGCCCTACCCACCAGGGCCCGCACACCTGCCTCCACCTCACAGCCAGGTGGCCTACAGCCAAGCAGGTCCCAGCGGCCCCCCAGCCTCTTCCTCTTCCAatgcctcttcctcctctcaaGGGTCCTACCCGTGTTCACACCCCTCTCCTTCCCAGGGCCCCCAAGGGGCGCCCTACCCCTTCCCACCGGTGCCTCCGGTCACCACCTCCTCGTCTACGCTTTCCACGGTCATTGCCACGGTGGCTTCCTCGCCAGCAGGCTACAAGACAGCCTCCCCACCTGGGCCCCCACCGTATGGCAAGCGAGCCCCGTCCCCAGGGGCCTACAAGACAGCCACCCCGCCCGGATACAAGCCGGGGTCCCCGCCCTCCTTCCGAACGGGGACCCCACCGGGCTACCGAGGCGCCTCGCCACCCGCAGGCCCAGGGACCTTCAAGCCGGGCTCGCCCACGGTGGGGACCGGGCCGCTGCCGCCTGCAGGGCCCTCGGGCCTGTCATCCCTGCCACCACCGCCTGCGGCCCCCGCCTCAGGGCCGCCCCTGAGCGCCACGCAGATCAAACAGGAGCCGGCTGAGGAATATGAGACCCCCGAGAGCCCGGCGCCCCCGGCCCGCAGCCCCTCGCCCCCTCCCAAGGTGGTAGACGTGCCCAGCCACGCCAGCCAGTCGGCCAG GTTCAACAAACACCTGGACCGCGGCTTTAACTCGTGCGCGCGCAGCGATCTGTACTTCGTGCCGCTGGAGGGCTCCAAGCTGGCCAAGAAGCGAGCCGACCTGGTGGAGAAGGTGCGGCGCGAGGCCGAGCAGCGCGCGCGCGAAGAAAAGGAGCGCGAACGCGAGCGGGAACGCGAGAAGGAGCGCGAGCGCGAAAAGGAGCGCGAGCTGGAACGCAGCGTG AAGTTGGCTCAGGAGGGCCGTGCTCCAGTGGAGTGCCCACCGCTCGGCCCAGTGCCTCATCGCCCTCCATTTGAGCCGGGCAGTGCTGTGGCTACAGTGCCCCCCTACCTGGGTCCCGACACTCCAGCCCTGCGCACCCTCAGTGAATACGCCCGGCCCCACGTCATGTCTCCTGGAAATCGCAACCATCCATTCTACGTGCCCCTGGGGGCAGTGGACCCGGGGCTCCTGGGTTACAATGTCCCGGCCCTGTACAGCAGTGACCCAGCAGCCCGGGAGAGGGAGCGGGAAGCCCGTGAACGAGACCTGCGTGACCGCCTCAAGCCTGGCTTCGAGGTGAAGCCTAGTGAGCTGGAACCCCTGCACGGGGTCCCTGGGCCAGGCCTGGATCCCTTCCCCCGACACGGGGGCCTGGCTCTGCAGCCTGGCCCACCTGGCTTGCACCCTTTCCCCTTTCATCCGAGCCTGGGGCCCCTGGAGAGAGAACGTCTAGCGCTGGCAGCTGGGCCAGCCCTGCGGCCTGACATGTCCTACGCGGAGCGTCTGGCAGCTGAGAGGCAGCATGCAGAAAGGGTGGCTGCCCTGGGCAACGACCCGCTGGCCCGGCTGCAGATGCTCAACGTGACCCCCCATCACCACCAGCACTCCCACATCCACTCTCACCTGCACCTCCACCAGCAGGATGCCATCCATGCAG CTGCTCCTTACCGGGACCTGCcagcctccctctctgccccGATGTCAGCAGCTCACCAGCTGCAGGCCATGCACGCGCAGTCCGCGGAGCTGCAGCGCTTGGCGCTGGAGCAGCAGCAGTGGCTGCACGCCCATCACCCGCTGCACAGTGTGCCGCTCCCTGCCCAGGAGGACTACTACAG TCACCTGAAGAAGGAAAGCGACAAGCCGCTGTAG
- the ATN1 gene encoding atrophin-1 isoform X1, with the protein MKTRQNKDSMSMRSGRKKEAPGPREELRSRGRASPGGVSTSSSDGKAEKSRQTAKVFCPHVLQQAAQAPGLMKARVEEASTPKVSKQGRSEEISESESEETNAPKKTKTEELPRPQSPSDLDSLDGRSLNDDGSSDPRDIDQDNRSTSPSIYSPGSVENDSDSSSGLSQGPARPYHPPPLFPPSPPPPESTPRQPEPGFESHPSGTPTGYHAPMEPPTSRMFQAPPGAPPPHPQLYPGGAGGGVLSGPPVGPKGGGAAASVGAPSGGKQHPQPPTPISISGSGAGGAPPTKPPNTPAGGGNLPSAPPPATFPHVTPNLPPPPALRPLNNASASPPGLGAQPLAGHLPSPHAMGQGMGGLPPGPEKGPTLAPSPHPLPAASTSSAPAPPMRYPYSSSSSSSAAASSSSSSASASASQYPASQALPSYPHSFPPPTSLSVSNQPPKYTQPSLPSQAVWSQGPPPPPPYGRLLANSNAHPGPLPPSAGGQSAAHPPVPTHHHHHQQQQQQQQQQHHGGSGPPPPGAYPHSLESGSSHHAHPYAMSPSLGSLRPYPPGPAHLPPPHSQVAYSQAGPSGPPASSSSNASSSSQGSYPCSHPSPSQGPQGAPYPFPPVPPVTTSSSTLSTVIATVASSPAGYKTASPPGPPPYGKRAPSPGAYKTATPPGYKPGSPPSFRTGTPPGYRGASPPAGPGTFKPGSPTVGTGPLPPAGPSGLSSLPPPPAAPASGPPLSATQIKQEPAEEYETPESPAPPARSPSPPPKVVDVPSHASQSARFNKHLDRGFNSCARSDLYFVPLEGSKLAKKRADLVEKVRREAEQRAREEKEREREREREKEREREKERELERSVKLAQEGRAPVECPPLGPVPHRPPFEPGSAVATVPPYLGPDTPALRTLSEYARPHVMSPGNRNHPFYVPLGAVDPGLLGYNVPALYSSDPAAREREREARERDLRDRLKPGFEVKPSELEPLHGVPGPGLDPFPRHGGLALQPGPPGLHPFPFHPSLGPLERERLALAAGPALRPDMSYAERLAAERQHAERVAALGNDPLARLQMLNVTPHHHQHSHIHSHLHLHQQDAIHAARLLLPQPCHGDPSPHPSPLQVWCPPTTEAQASASVHPLIDPLASGSHLTRIPYPAGTLPNPLLPHPLHENEVLRHQLFAAPYRDLPASLSAPMSAAHQLQAMHAQSAELQRLALEQQQWLHAHHPLHSVPLPAQEDYYSHLKKESDKPL; encoded by the exons ATGAAGACACGACAGAATAAAGACTCA ATGTCAATGAGGAGTGGACGGAAGAAAGAGGCCCCTGGGCCCCGGGAAGAACTGAGATCGAGGGGCCGGGCCTCCCCTGGAGGGGTCAGCACGTCCAGCAGCGATGGCAAAGCCGAGAAGTCTAGGCAGACGGCCAAGGTATTCTGTCCCCATGTCCTGCAACAGGCTGCCCAGGCACCAGGGCtgatg AAGGCCCGAGTAGAGGAAGCCTCCACCCCAAAGGTGAGCAAGCAGGGCCGGAGTGAGGAGATCTCGGAGAGTGAAAGTGAGGAGACCAACGCGCCAAAAAAGACCAAAACTGAG GAGCTCCCTCGGCCACAGTCTCCCTCGGATCTGGATAGCTTGGATGGGCGGAGCCTCAATGATGATGGCAGCAGCGACCCTAGGGATATCGACCAGGATAACCGAAGCACGTCCCCCAGCATCTACAGCCCTGGAAGCGTGGAGAATGACTCCGACTCGTCTTCTGGCCTGTCCCAGGGCCCAGCCCGCCCCTACCATCCACCTccactctttcctccctcccctccccctccagagaGCACCCCCCGACAGCCAGAGCCTGGCTTTGAATCCCATCCTTCTGGGACACCCACTGGCTATCATGCTCCCATGGAGCCTCCCACATCTCGAATGTTCCAGGCTCCTCCAGGGGCCCCTCCCCCTCATCCACAGCTCTATCCTGGGGGCGCTGGTGGAGGAGTTCTGTCTGGACCCCCAGTGGGCCCCAAGGGAGGAGGGGCTGCCGCTTCAGTGGGGGCCCCTAGTGGGGGTAAGcagcacccccagccccccacccccatttcaaTATCAGGCTCTGGGGCTGGTGGTGCTCCCCCAACAAAGCCACCCAACACTCCAGCTGGTGGTGGAAACCTACCGTCTGCTCCACCGCCAGCCACCTTCCCCCATGTGACACCAAACCTGCCTCCCCCGCCTGCCCTGAGACCCCTTAACAATGCCTCCGCCTCTCCTCCTGGCCTGGGGGCCCAGCCGCTAGCTGGGCATCTGCCCTCCCCCCATGCCATGGGGCAGGGTATGGGTGGACTTCCTCCCGGCCCAGAGAAGGGCCCCACTCTTGCTCCGTCACCCCACCCTTTGCCCGCTGCGTCCACCTCTTCTGCTCCCGCCCCGCCAATGAGGTATCCTTATTCGTCCTCTAGCAGCAGCTCTGCAGCAGCCTCCTCTTCCAGTTCTTCTGCCTCGGCCTCGGCCTCCCAGTACCCAGCTTCCCAGGCACTGCCCAGTTatccccactccttccctccccccaccagcctcTCTGTCTCCAATCAGCCACCCAAGTATACTCAGCCTTCTCTCCCATCCCAAGCTGTGTGGAGCCAGGgtccccccccacctcctccctacGGTCGCCTCTTGGCCAACAGCAATGCCCACCcaggccccctccctccttcGGCTGGAGGCCAATCCGCTGCCCACCCGCCAGTCCCgacacatcaccaccaccaccagcaacagcagcagcagcagcagcagcagcaccatGGGGGCTCTGGGCCCCCTCCACCCGGGGCATATCCTCACTCCCTGGAGAGCGGTAGCTCCCACCACGCACACCCCTATGCCATGTCTCCCTCACTGGGGTCTCTGAGGCCCTACCCACCAGGGCCCGCACACCTGCCTCCACCTCACAGCCAGGTGGCCTACAGCCAAGCAGGTCCCAGCGGCCCCCCAGCCTCTTCCTCTTCCAatgcctcttcctcctctcaaGGGTCCTACCCGTGTTCACACCCCTCTCCTTCCCAGGGCCCCCAAGGGGCGCCCTACCCCTTCCCACCGGTGCCTCCGGTCACCACCTCCTCGTCTACGCTTTCCACGGTCATTGCCACGGTGGCTTCCTCGCCAGCAGGCTACAAGACAGCCTCCCCACCTGGGCCCCCACCGTATGGCAAGCGAGCCCCGTCCCCAGGGGCCTACAAGACAGCCACCCCGCCCGGATACAAGCCGGGGTCCCCGCCCTCCTTCCGAACGGGGACCCCACCGGGCTACCGAGGCGCCTCGCCACCCGCAGGCCCAGGGACCTTCAAGCCGGGCTCGCCCACGGTGGGGACCGGGCCGCTGCCGCCTGCAGGGCCCTCGGGCCTGTCATCCCTGCCACCACCGCCTGCGGCCCCCGCCTCAGGGCCGCCCCTGAGCGCCACGCAGATCAAACAGGAGCCGGCTGAGGAATATGAGACCCCCGAGAGCCCGGCGCCCCCGGCCCGCAGCCCCTCGCCCCCTCCCAAGGTGGTAGACGTGCCCAGCCACGCCAGCCAGTCGGCCAG GTTCAACAAACACCTGGACCGCGGCTTTAACTCGTGCGCGCGCAGCGATCTGTACTTCGTGCCGCTGGAGGGCTCCAAGCTGGCCAAGAAGCGAGCCGACCTGGTGGAGAAGGTGCGGCGCGAGGCCGAGCAGCGCGCGCGCGAAGAAAAGGAGCGCGAACGCGAGCGGGAACGCGAGAAGGAGCGCGAGCGCGAAAAGGAGCGCGAGCTGGAACGCAGCGTG AAGTTGGCTCAGGAGGGCCGTGCTCCAGTGGAGTGCCCACCGCTCGGCCCAGTGCCTCATCGCCCTCCATTTGAGCCGGGCAGTGCTGTGGCTACAGTGCCCCCCTACCTGGGTCCCGACACTCCAGCCCTGCGCACCCTCAGTGAATACGCCCGGCCCCACGTCATGTCTCCTGGAAATCGCAACCATCCATTCTACGTGCCCCTGGGGGCAGTGGACCCGGGGCTCCTGGGTTACAATGTCCCGGCCCTGTACAGCAGTGACCCAGCAGCCCGGGAGAGGGAGCGGGAAGCCCGTGAACGAGACCTGCGTGACCGCCTCAAGCCTGGCTTCGAGGTGAAGCCTAGTGAGCTGGAACCCCTGCACGGGGTCCCTGGGCCAGGCCTGGATCCCTTCCCCCGACACGGGGGCCTGGCTCTGCAGCCTGGCCCACCTGGCTTGCACCCTTTCCCCTTTCATCCGAGCCTGGGGCCCCTGGAGAGAGAACGTCTAGCGCTGGCAGCTGGGCCAGCCCTGCGGCCTGACATGTCCTACGCGGAGCGTCTGGCAGCTGAGAGGCAGCATGCAGAAAGGGTGGCTGCCCTGGGCAACGACCCGCTGGCCCGGCTGCAGATGCTCAACGTGACCCCCCATCACCACCAGCACTCCCACATCCACTCTCACCTGCACCTCCACCAGCAGGATGCCATCCATGCAG CCCgtctcctcctgccccagccttgcCACGGAGAcccttccccacaccccagccctctTCAGGTCTGGTGCCCACCCACGACAGAGGCCCAAG cctctgcctcggTGCACCCTCTCATTGACCCCCTGGCCTCAGGGTCTCACCTTACCCGGATCCCCTACCCAGCTGggaccctccccaacccccttctTCCTCACCCTCTGCACGAGAACGAAGTTCTTCGTCACCAGCTCTTTG CTGCTCCTTACCGGGACCTGCcagcctccctctctgccccGATGTCAGCAGCTCACCAGCTGCAGGCCATGCACGCGCAGTCCGCGGAGCTGCAGCGCTTGGCGCTGGAGCAGCAGCAGTGGCTGCACGCCCATCACCCGCTGCACAGTGTGCCGCTCCCTGCCCAGGAGGACTACTACAG TCACCTGAAGAAGGAAAGCGACAAGCCGCTGTAG